The genomic segment ACTCCAGTTCCGTATGTTCATTCTGACTAATGAGAAATAGCGGACTGCATCATCCAGATTGGGGAAGGAACGATGCGCAAAGCCATTGTTTTCCTGGCGGTATCCGGGCTAATTGGACTCGCGTGTGGGCAGCCCGCTGTAGAGTGGGAGCGCACATACTTGGCTACGGATTGCAGCGGATTCCGCGACGTCCGAGCCACTCGCGATGGTGGTTTCATTGCCGTCGGGCACGCCTGTGTCAGACCGGACTCGGCGCGCGCCGCGTGGTTGGTCAAATTAAACGATTTAGGCGATACCCTGTGGACTCGAATGTACCGACCCGCTGAACGGTCGCACGGAATTACCGTCGCCGAAGTCCGCACGGGAGGATTCGTGATTGCGGTCGAGGGGCAAGATGACACCACACTAAGCGCCGCATTCTTGATCCGAACCGATGCCGACGGTGACACCCTGTGGGTACGCCGATACACGTACGGGGGAGTGGAATACGTAGGTTCCGTCATCCCGACGTCGGACGGCGGCTTTCTTCTCTGCGGCTGCACCGAGGATCTTGGAGCGGGACCCTTCGATGCGTGGGCGGTCAAGACGGACGCGAACGGCGATACGTTGTGGAATCGCGCCTTCCGGTTTGCCGTGGATGACTACACGCTCGCATCTTCGGTGTCAGAGATGGATGACGGGTACATACTCGCAGGTAGTCTCTATCGCAGCATGAGTGCAGACTGGCAGTGTTTTCTGGCGGTACTCGACCATCAGGGGGACACTCTCTGGGTGCGGCATTACGGTTCTTGGGCGGACGAATCCCTCGTAGACGCGAAGATTCATCCGAATGGAGGCTACGCTCTCGCCGTAAGCGTTTCGCACTATGATCCCGAGCAGCCTTCCGGCGGGACCATCTTGCGCATCGCCGAGAACGGGGATTCGCTGTGGAGCGCGGCCGTGTACGGAGGTGGTACGTGGTTCAACGAACTCCGCGTGCTTCCCGACGGTGGCTACGCAGTTTCCGGCTATATACCATCGGGACAAGGAGGCCAATCATACAGTTTTCTCCGTCGTCTGGATTGCCTCGGGGACAGCCTGTGGGAAATGGGATTCACCGCACCCTACACGGGTCGCGGGGCCTTCCTCGCGCTTGACCGTTCCAACGACGGCGGTTTCATCCTTTCCGGAAATGCGATGCGTGACACCTTATATGGAGGCGCGTGGGCACTCAAGACCGAATCCGATCCGTTGGTAACCCGAGGTCCGGCCGTTTCATCTCCGCACCGGTTCACGCTCCTCCAGAACGATCCGAATCCGTTCAATCCCCGGACCGAAATCACGTTCGAGTTGACCGTGTCTGCGGACGTCCTGCTGCACGTCTTCGACCTTCTCGGTCGCGAGGTGGCGGTACTGCATGAGGGAATGGCAACGGCCGGGGAACACCGGGTCTCATTTGACGGAACCGGCCTTCCTTCGGGAATTTACGTCTGCCGGTTGGAGGTGGACGGTCGCACGGAAAGCCACAAGATGGTGCTGCTGCGCTAATGTCCGATTTCGCCCGGATCGAGAATCCGATTCGGCGGAAGCTATTTGCACCCTTACACCAACAAGAAGCCCCGACGGAAACGCCGGGGCTTTCATGATCAGCCGCTCTGACGGATTCGGTTTCGACCGGGATTACAGTTCGAGCCGTCCCTCGATTTTCTTCTTCATGTCCTGATTGCCCGCCGGGCCGATGTGGACGGCGTAGTAAAGCACGCCTTCCTCGTCAATGGCCACCCGATACCACAGGTCGAATTCCTCGCACAATTCGGGGAAGTAGACCCGCATGGCCGTGTCCCGGAGCCGGGAATCGGTGAGGAAATCGGGACTCATCTTGGTCAACTCGCGGTGAGCTTCCATAACCTCGGCCCGCCGCGGGGTGGGCAGGAAGAACCGCTCACGGACGATTTCCCGGTCATCGGCCGTGAGGATGACCTCCATGTCGGCAGCCAGAGGCATCTCATGATGTTCGAGGAGCAGCCCCTCCACCGTCACCGGAATGGGGTGGTTGGGGGCGATGACCATGGCGGTTTTGACGTTCCTTAGTTCAATTGTAAATCCGGCGTCCAATAGCGAGGGTTCACCCTCTCCGTATCGCCAAGTTTCGGCGGCGGTCTCGGCCGGGTGCTCAACCGCCTCATCCTGACGTACTTCTTCCAGTCCGGTCTCGGACTCGCGAAAATCTTCCATCGGCAGATCCTCCCTTAGGTTGGGAATCAGCAGACGGTCCGATCGGGGACCAAACGTACGCATGGTTTTGTCCTCCGTCAGAGCTACGTTAGCCTGCTTGCACAAAAATACAGCCGACCCATGAGTCTGTCAAGATGTTGCGATACGAATCCTGCATTTTACATGATGTTGTGTAAGTGGTCGTATGTCGAGCATATCGAGCCTCTTGAACAGCCGAATCATGACTAAGTGAGATGAAATTGTCGCACCCCTCCACGCCATGCCTCTCGCGAAATCGTGCACAAGGATATGTTTCGTGTTCGATGGAAAAAGCACCGGGCGGGCACGTTTTTTAAGCGGCCCGCCCGGGATTGGTCTTTTCCGTCTTCCTACCCAGTGGGGAAATGTCAGGCGAGAAAAAGCATCTCACGGTACTTGGGGAGCGGCCAGACGGCATCGTCGGTGAGAAGCTCGAGGGAGTCGGCGGCGGTGCGGAGCTCGGCCATGGCGGGAAGGACTTGGGAACGCTGGAAGCTGGCCTTGGCCAAGGGATCATTTCCGTGGTTCTCGGCTTCGCCAACGACACGGTCCAGGTTCTCAAGGGTGTTCATCAAGCGGGTAACGGCTGTGCTGTAACGAGCCACAAATTCGACCTGTTCGGTGAAAGAGACGTTTCCGAGGATCGCCCGGGCAGATTCGGTAGAGACGGCCATTCGGTTCTGGGCATCGAAGCAGACCGGAAGGATCACACTGCGGCCGAGGTTGGACATAAGGGCAGCCTCCATCGCGACGGTCTTGATGTAGCCGTCGAGCTTGATCCGGTAGCGGCTCTGAAGTTCCTCCTCGTTCAGCACTCCCTGACCGCCGAACAGGGCAATGGCCTTGGGAGTGATGAAAGCGGGCAGCGCTTCCACGCAACTGGGAAGGTTGGGCAATCCCCGGCGGGCGGCTTCGGCATGCCACTCGGTCGAGTAATTGTCGCCATTGAAGATGACCGATTCGTGCTCGCGGAGATCGGTGCGGAGGACCTCCTGCACGGCATCGTTCAGGCTCTTCCCCGCTCCCCGTGCGGCTTCAATCCGATCACAAACGGCGCACAGAGATTCGGCGACGATCGTGTTCAGGATCATGTTGGGCCGGGCGATGTTCTGGCCGCTGCCGACGGCGCGGAACTCGAACTTGGAACCGGTGAAGGCGAAGGGCGAGGTGCGGTTGCGGTCGCTGTCGTGACTCGGCAAGGGCGGGAGCGAGGAGACGCCGATGTCAAGGAAGCGTTTCTCGCGCACGGTGGCAGGCTCTCCGGAGATGATCGCCTTCACCACCTCGGTCAGCGTTTCGCCGAGAAAAACGCTGATGATGGCGGGCGGCGCTTCGTTGGCTCCCAGGCGGTGATCGTTGCCGGGGGTGGCGATGGAAGCGCGCAGGAGATCGGCGTGCCCATGAACCGCCCGCAGAACCGCCGTCAGAAAGACGAGGAACTGTGCGTTTTCATGGGGCGTGCTGCCGGGATCGAGCAGATTGTTGCCGCGATCATCGGCCAGCGACCAGTTGTTGTGCTTGCCGCTGCCGTTCACTCCGGCGAACGGTTTTTCATGCAGCAGACACTCGAAGCCGTGTTCGTGGGCAACGCGCTTCATCACCGCCATGGTGAGTAGATTGTGATCGGTGGCGATGTGCGCGCGTTCGAACACGGGAGCGAATTCGTATTGCGACGGCGCGACTTCGTTGTGGCGGGTGGTGACGGGAATGCCGAGTTTGTAAAGTTCGCGCTCGACGTCCTCCATGTAGGTCAGCACGCGGGCTTTGATCGTGCCGAAGTAGTGATCCTCCATCTCCTGCCCTTTGGCGGGGCGCGCACCGTAGAGAGTTCTGCCCGCGCTGATGAGATCGGGGCGGAGCATGACCCAGCGGCGATCCACGAGGAAATACTCCTGTTCGCAACCGACGGTGGCGGTAACGCGGCGGACGGTTTCATCGCCGAAGAGGTGCAGTACTCGCACGGCTGCGCGACTGAGCGCATCCATCGAACGGAGCAGCGGAGCTTTCTTGTCGAGCGCGTGGCCGCCGTAGCCGAGGAAGACCGATGGAATGCATAGCGTTTTGGCGCGCGTGCCTTCCATGAGAAACGCGTCGGTGGTGGGATCCCAGCCGGTGTAGCCGCGCGCTTCGAATGTCGAGCGAATGCCGCCCGAGGGAAAACTCGATGCATCAGGTTCGCCTTGCAGAAGGTCTTCGCCCGCAAACTGCGTGATGATTCCGCCTTCGGGCGTGGGGATCATGAACGAGAGATGTTTTTCCGCCGTGAGTCCGGTGAGCGGATGGAACCAGTGGCAGTAGTGCGTCGCGCCGCGGTTCATAGCCCAGTCTTTCATGGCGGCGGCGATAACGTCGGCGTGAGCCGGATCGAGGGCGATGCCGCAGTGGCGGATGTCGAGCATGTGCTGATAGACCGCGCGTGGCATCACCTGCCGCA from the bacterium genome contains:
- a CDS encoding glutamine synthetase III, which codes for MPNSRQALLAEFARPNSQARRDESAVPLKDVFGQNVFSLADMRQVMPRAVYQHMLDIRHCGIALDPAHADVIAAAMKDWAMNRGATHYCHWFHPLTGLTAEKHLSFMIPTPEGGIITQFAGEDLLQGEPDASSFPSGGIRSTFEARGYTGWDPTTDAFLMEGTRAKTLCIPSVFLGYGGHALDKKAPLLRSMDALSRAAVRVLHLFGDETVRRVTATVGCEQEYFLVDRRWVMLRPDLISAGRTLYGARPAKGQEMEDHYFGTIKARVLTYMEDVERELYKLGIPVTTRHNEVAPSQYEFAPVFERAHIATDHNLLTMAVMKRVAHEHGFECLLHEKPFAGVNGSGKHNNWSLADDRGNNLLDPGSTPHENAQFLVFLTAVLRAVHGHADLLRASIATPGNDHRLGANEAPPAIISVFLGETLTEVVKAIISGEPATVREKRFLDIGVSSLPPLPSHDSDRNRTSPFAFTGSKFEFRAVGSGQNIARPNMILNTIVAESLCAVCDRIEAARGAGKSLNDAVQEVLRTDLREHESVIFNGDNYSTEWHAEAARRGLPNLPSCVEALPAFITPKAIALFGGQGVLNEEELQSRYRIKLDGYIKTVAMEAALMSNLGRSVILPVCFDAQNRMAVSTESARAILGNVSFTEQVEFVARYSTAVTRLMNTLENLDRVVGEAENHGNDPLAKASFQRSQVLPAMAELRTAADSLELLTDDAVWPLPKYREMLFLA
- a CDS encoding T9SS type A sorting domain-containing protein, with the protein product MRKAIVFLAVSGLIGLACGQPAVEWERTYLATDCSGFRDVRATRDGGFIAVGHACVRPDSARAAWLVKLNDLGDTLWTRMYRPAERSHGITVAEVRTGGFVIAVEGQDDTTLSAAFLIRTDADGDTLWVRRYTYGGVEYVGSVIPTSDGGFLLCGCTEDLGAGPFDAWAVKTDANGDTLWNRAFRFAVDDYTLASSVSEMDDGYILAGSLYRSMSADWQCFLAVLDHQGDTLWVRHYGSWADESLVDAKIHPNGGYALAVSVSHYDPEQPSGGTILRIAENGDSLWSAAVYGGGTWFNELRVLPDGGYAVSGYIPSGQGGQSYSFLRRLDCLGDSLWEMGFTAPYTGRGAFLALDRSNDGGFILSGNAMRDTLYGGAWALKTESDPLVTRGPAVSSPHRFTLLQNDPNPFNPRTEITFELTVSADVLLHVFDLLGREVAVLHEGMATAGEHRVSFDGTGLPSGIYVCRLEVDGRTESHKMVLLR